GCTGTCTCTCTATGCCTCAAGTGAAAGTTCAGTAATGGATGCACGTTATAATTAATGCCTAAATTTCTAATTTTGGGTACTCAGAATTAGGGCTCAGGGATGAAATCAGAAAGGGAATCCAGGGTGTTTGAGCTAGTACCATACCATAAACAGATACAGCAATTAGTAGCAAGATTAATGCGTATGACTGAATTGCAAGGAAGATATAAAAATGGGTAAAATATACATCAAAGTAATATGGCTCAAAATGTAAGACTATTGCAGAGAAGtatttcatatatttctttgaaatacagcCAGGTGCTTGAAAGCAGCAAGTCATTTGATACCGCAACATTTGCACACTTCTAGAACAGCTTCTTCAAAGACTTGCCACTGTACTAAAGGGTTCACTTGTGTACCTGAAGCAAACGTGAGTTGCTGGGTTGACAGGATCACATACTTCACAAAGGAGACTTCCAGGCTTGTTCtaacttgcagagaaaaaatacaGGTGACAAATGTATACCTTCTGATGTGACTATTTCAGAAGTTCTCTGGAAGCACTTAAACAATAGCGTTCCTTCTGTGgcacagaatatttaaaaaatgctggggaaaaaggaagtaaaCTAGAAAACTTTTCATGGGCTCTAAGAACAAAAAtgtgggagagaggaagggagaaaagtaATGGTGGTATGCAGCTGACGTGAAGTGAGGCAAAGTATTTCCCCCTCCTTAGTTTTGCAGCACTAGATCCACTGGGCagagttatttaaaaaactgttttagCATGGCGTATCATCTCTTTGGAGCTAGAGGATGATGAATGCCTTTGTGTAGGCCAGAAATGGGCTGCGTGCAACAGaccaggggcagggggaggaacAGAACCCTGTATCtaactttcttttattttgagatATTTAATGTACAAATAAAATGGTTCCTTCTGTCTAGTGCCAAACCCAAAAGCAGTCTGGGATCATAGAAGAATCACCAGGAGAAAAGATCTGGTGCTAGCGAGATGCCATGCAGATACTTGATAGCATATACCCAATTTCCTGAACCCCAGGCATGCTTGCACTCCCGTTCACAGCAAATATGCTGCCTCGTAGCAATCTGTGCGTCACTTGCATTGCAGCTAACTGGAATTGATTCAAATTAATAATCTTTCATAAACAAAGATGCAATTAGTACTGAATATGCAAACTACTTATAAGGTTGTTTTCTCATGTCTATTGCTAAAATTAATGCTTAGATTACAGGTAAGCTCTTCCcactttccattttaaaacagagatCAAACTTTGGCTTCCTGTGAAACTTTTCACTGAGGTTAAgggctggagaggggaaaaaattagtATGCTATGTCATAAAATGCAGGTAGCTATAACTTTTTTTAGAACAGTTTAGCATTATTTTACATGTAACTTGCCCAATATCTGCACTTTCTTTTTGTGTaacacatttgcattttttacattttaagatCTGCAGGGGTAATGGTTTGTGAAAGGAGTAAAAAAACCTGATCTGTGACTCTTCTAAACCCTCTTGGAAGGCTTGAATTTGGAGGAGGGAGGGTAAAGAGGGAGTAAGTGCTATATACCTATGTGCAAGGAAACAGCTCTTAAAACACTTCAGCTTTTTGATGTCTATAAGATTAGATGCCCATTTTCTTAGTCTGCCTGGCTTTCATTCCTTACAGTGCCTTTTAATTTGCCAAGATTTACTTTAAGGCAAGATCAACCAATGAATGTCTTAGTACTGAAATAATCAGTCTATTGACAATTTAAAGTGTTAAGGCAAAAGGCTGTTGAGATGGTATGGTCATACTGAAATACCGTGGAGGAACCTCTCaacatacttttatttttaaagcagctgaaaGACATACATGCATGCTATCAACATCTTCTCAAGTGCATTTATTCTGCTACTCCCACATAAAAAGTAGGGAGGGAGATcttatttaaaaaccattacAAAGATATAACGATTGAATTCAGGTTGCCAGAGAGATCATTTAAGAAGGAAACCCACTGTCTCTCAATAATAAGATAATGCCATGGGGGATGGATTATTATATGTAAGACAATTTTGTTCCTGAGTATTGTAAATCTCAGCTGCTTTCCCTTCCAAACCCAGCACCTTGGGGTATGAGAGTTTATTGTAATTTATTCTCTACTGTGCATTCAAGCCAAATGACTTGAGTATAAGCTATCACTTAAAAGTGCATCTTGTTTTCTCAGCTCTCAGTGCTGGTAGGTTGCATAATTTCTAAGACAAAACTGAGAGGGTCTTtataaaaaagcagaacataACAGACGTATAATGAAGTTGTAGTACCCAAGTCAGATTCTTACTTCTGGGGATGACAAGTCAGAATACTGAAGTAGCCTTCTTGACGCTGCAATGCGTCCTTGTTCTCTTTACTTAAGACCTCATTTAACATCATGCCAGCGACAGACTTTTAAAGGTAAGGGTGCTCTTGAGGCCTTAAAAATAAGATTAGGTCTCGCTATCACAAACAGTAATTCAAAACACTTAAACTCTCTTGAATCCTCATAGAAGTCTGGTGTCAGAATTACTTTTAAGTAGATATTTAACAGAGCTTTTTTGTCTAGGAAGATAAACAATTTCCCACGTTGTAATTTCTTTATGATGACCTCAGAATTAATTGAGAAAAGGGGCAAGATTTTGCTGCCGCAGCCTAACCTGGTTACAGCTTGCAAGCCTTCCTGTTCTTCAGAGCACTGTGCTGTGGGAATATAGAAATGCAGTCTCCTCTTTCTCTCATGATTGGAGTCCTGCCCAGTGGCTGCAGACAAGCAATGCCTCTTTGTTCTTTTAACTTTCAACTGAACCAGGGATGCAGATCTGACAAGCAGCACTCTCATCCTGCTTCAACTGGGTCAGCTTTTTTAAGAAGGGCAAAGTGAAAATAGTTTTTCAAAatccaaacactgaaaaaaagaaaacctaaaccAAACAACAATTATCTAGTACCTGGTTACTTGCAACATTTGatggtgttttcctttcccctttagCACACGAGTTTTTAGCTGCTGACAAAGAGCTGGAAAGATCTAGACCCTGGGCAAGAGGAAGACAATTCTGATAACCGTAGCTCCAACAATGGCCTTTACAGCAATCTCCTAGTTGAGTTCCCTTTAAGAAAGCTGGACCTGAGGGATAGGTCTCTTGTCATTCTTTCCACAGGTACTTGGAAGAGTATTTCCACTGGTTAATGAGCTATGGGATATCAGTTTAGTCTATCCACACCTGCCTTAGCAAGAAGCAGAAGGTTGTTACTATCCAGGTGAACTttaaaacagggtttttttcctaaaaaaaaaaaaaaacaacaaaaaaacaaccccccaaaaaaaaaaaaaaaccaaacaaaaaaaacttagAGCACAGAAATTCTCTGAGGAAACTCATCCTTATGAAAATCTACCTATCAAGTTTGTGTGCAAAGTATCTTTTATTAGAAGAGTCTTGTAGGCAGTGCTTAATATGTGATGTGCAGGGAAGACAGACAGTAACCtaccatgctgcttttttttttctcctttcccccctttttttttaaaaataggattaAACAGCCTACAACACAAGATTCTTAGAGCCATGGAAGCATGGGCTACTGAGGATAAAACATTTAATCAGTAGAGACAACACAGCTGTCAGTTCCTGGAGAAGTTAATTTTCTCTGCTACTCTGACTCTTGCTGTCCTTACAAATTTCTTTTCCAATGATTTaatctctcccaccctgaaataCCAACATTGGCTGAAACCTGAGGTCACAGTACAAGCAGCTACTTTCTTTTGTATGGAACAGTAATAAGGCTTTGATATAACTTGACtgggaaaaaatcagaatatttttagtaaaatattgaagaaataGGAATTTCACGTTCCGTTATCAACTGTTTTCCTTATTTACATGCAAGGTGCTTTCTCCACAGTTCTGGGGCAGATGAGTCTTTACAGAGGCCAGTGAATCCATGCTTATTCAGAGGCTGGGTGATCAAGAATGAATACTCAATGTATAGACAGAGAAGGATCTATCGAATTAGAGAATGCTTTTTGTGAAGATTTGTATGAAACTTGTAGTTGAAGGCTATGATAttacaagggaaagaaaatgaataaaggGTTTTATTGGCTTCTCTCTCTTCCACCCACACAGCAAaggaagtgtgtgtgtatgtgtgtacataaatagaaaactgaaaataatatgcAGCTGAGCTATGACAGTGACCTGTTTCACCAAAAATTACAGTTAAACACCCAATGAGTTCTGAGAGAGGGTTTTAAGAGGATTACCACCTCAAAAAGATTACAGTAACATTGCTGGATCAATTGTCTGGTTTGAGAGCTACAAGTTGAACTTAGACAAAAGTATACCAATATGTTTTTCACTACCAAACCAGCTGAAGTAATCTGAAACTTTCAAGATTTGCCTATTTTATTATTCATGTAGTTAGTCTTATTGCACGATAAGATAGTTTGACAAATGAAAGTCCAAAAACTGGTACAACTGACACTACAATACTGGTGCACTCTGCTGCATACAGTGAGGCTAAGATTACagaaaaaatctgctttaaatgCTCCAGGGAGATAAGCCCTTTGTTCTACCATCAGaggtacaaatattttataatacaCCAGCATTTGGAAAAGTTCCATTGCCACCTGCTTATGTAAAATGAGTTGTGTATGACAGAAACAGGTTCTCAGCATGTAATAATAATTACATGATTTGCTTTTACTGTTCTGGAAACCAGCCACGTCCTCCCACTAAGGAATATGGAGCATAGCCCACAGAGTATTTGCCCTGTCCTATCTCTAACATTGTTTAAgttggggaagggaaggaaggaaaagcttaACTTTCTCCAACTGTTCATATGCTCCTGCAAGACAACAAATGCAAAGCTACAACCATATGTTAAAATGATGTCTTTAAGTCTGTTTATATTGATTTCTAGAACACATAAGGCAACcaatttaaaaacactttctcCAAGAAATTTGATCTGAATAATGAACCCAACACGATCACAGATTTAAAGCAAGTGCAGAGAGATACATGCAGGAGGTCCTTCAGAGAAGCGTCACGAGTCCCATGAGTCGTGGTTCATTTACTTTTGGTTTCTTGGTTGTGAGGCCATGTACAGTGCTACTAGACAGTAGATAGTCCCGCCTATTGTTAGAGCCATAGTGGTCCGATAAAGCAGCTTATCTGGAACTCCTCGTTTCAGGTGTACTGGTAGTCCATCTGCTTTCTGTGggaagtttaaaaagaaaacaaacaaaaaaagaaatgaacacCCATACCAAGGCCATAAGGAACAAGCTACGTCAGATAAATTAAGAGACTTCCATGAGGGAAACATCCTAACAAACAGGCCATCTACAGTCAAATATATTATGTTTTTTCATTTAGCAAGACAAATGCAAAGGCAAGTTAATTTTATTAGCCAAAGCTGTTAAGTGCAGGCAGAAAGAATAtatcttgaaatatttctgaagaggaCCTGGATGGGAAAAGTGTCACTAACAAAAGAACGTGAAAAGATATgtataaaaaattattcaccGAGTCAGACTGACACATTCCAAATGCAAGTGGCATGTAAGAGAAAAGGGAATATTATATAAAGCACattctttatgtttttaaaaaatgcttaacTGATTTGTCTTATGAAAAGTCCTAGTATGCTTATAAATTGCATAGCTAACAAACTGGCTTTGAAAACTTTACTGTGCTCTTCTTATACTGCATTATAAACATCTTCAGTAATATTCAAATTACTATACACAGAACAGTAACGATCTGCTTTGCTCCTCCAGATCTGCTTTAAGGCATATGCTTTGGTTCCCAGACAGGAAGAGCTTCCAATAGTCAAATAATCAATAAGCAACTTCTGAAGCAAGCGAAAAGACAGACAATGTTACCAGACTTTCAACTTTCTGTATTATTCCCTTATACGAGGCATACACACCTTATACTATACTACAAGTATACAGGTTATACTGTACTTGACACTTTATTAACTAGACTTTACAAAATTTTGGTATTGTAGAATGACAGAAGTAGTTAGCCACATTAACATAAGGAAAGATATGTCCCACTCTCCAGCTTTCTTTAAGTTACTCTCAAAGTTGTCGTTACCTGAAAAAGTTTCTGTAGGTCTGGCACCTTGTTTTTACCCAAGAAAGAATCAGTTGCTGGTAAATCTGAAGCAAGTTTAGTTGTTGTCCCACAAGTCAGAGCTGGGGATTCAGTAGAAACTATTGGTTTGAGTCCCTGCATAAAGATTAAAATATCAAGGTATATAACACTTGTAAATGTACCAGTTGTCACATTAGGCAGGCACACTGCCAGTCATTATGAGGATACATTACAAAGAATATTTATCTGGTATGAAGACCTGTGACAATGAGCTAAAGACACATTGTTGGCCCACTCCTTTCTCAGCTACAACTCTGGGTCAGGGTTTAGCAAGGACAACAGAAGCCTCCTTTCTGATTGCTTCATGACATAAATTCATAGCTATCACAAGTTTTTCTGTGCTGGTACTTGGTCCAAATTGCTGCTTGTTTTTCACACATAGTCGGACTATCTAGGGCTCTGAGTAGTAGGATTAGAAGCAGGAAATGCTTGATGCTTGGGTCAAACGGGAGAGATTTCAATAAACTCTTCCTCCTGAATGCTGCAAGCAGTAGCCATAAATAGCTGGGCCTTAAATAACTTGGATGTGTAGtttgaggaggaaaataaaaggggTTAGGACCACTTGCTTCATACAGAAGTAGTAAGAGGTGCTCAAGGGCACTCCGGAAGCCCTCACATGGTGGCTAGCTTATGTAGGTGAAACTACACCCTGCAATTCACATACTGCTGCAACTTCCCACACCTCAGTGTACTCCCCATGAGCAGCAtaacttaatttcctttcagttcAGAGAGTGGTACTCTATACATCTGCCATAATTAAAAACTACATAATCCTGGTCTATGGATAAGATTAAGTCCACAGTCACAGCCGTCATGAGGTGGCCTCCTTGCCTTTATTATTATAGTTAGATTTAACAGTTACGCCTGGACACATGGCAGTGATGTTTTACATTGTGGCTCCTGAAacagctgtaatatttttttctaccttgctacagaaattaaaagctttgtACAAGTAGGTTAATGCAACAGGTTTTCATTACAAACGAAGCAGCAATTGCTCTCCATGGGTCAAGTTAAGGCTGCACTAAAATTCTGGTTTCTGTTCAAAGGACTAGTTGACgtattttgtatttaagagAACTACCTGAACAGTATCTGGAGCTGGAAGCAGACTGGCACTCCTTTTCACTTATGCCTGCCATAGACCAGACATGTTTTTCCATATGTAAATTCTCTAAAATCTCTGCTACAACTGGCATCTTCAACAGAAAGACCATCTTTCTCAACATCCCAAAATAGCCTGTGGAATGGTTATCAGGGCTCCATCCTGAAGACATGTGTCCAGCTTCCCACTTTTCTAGTGCCTGAATGAATATTAGAATCCCTTTGTGACCTTCTTGGTTATGTTTCGAAAGGCAGCAGCCAAAACTGGATTCTCTGACACATTCAGTAACTAGCGCCTTCCTACTGAACAGGCATGCTGCCATGGTTTTAGCTAGGATGTACTTAATTTTCtgcactgtagctggtatagtgctgtgttttagactTAGTATGacaataatattgataacatactgatgttttaactgttgctaggtagtgcttgtactagtcaaggactattccagcctcccatgctctaCCAGGCGCATAAAAAtgcgggaggggaggaggcacagccaagatagctgatccaaactgaccaaaggggtattctATACTGTataatgtcatgcccagtatattaactgggggaagctggccgggggaagcagcgatcacggctcagggactggcagcggTGGatggcaggtggtgagcagttgcatcacttgttatttggggtttggttttttcccccctcctcctgaggtttcacctttttctctctcattagtttccttttcatattattattattgttttattttaattattaacctgttcttatctcaacccacgagttttctttctttggtccttccgattctctcccccattccacagCGGTGGGGGGAGTGAGGGCGCcgctgcgtggtgtttagttgctgctTAGGGCTAAACCACACCACTTGCACAGAAGGAAAGTACTGAATTATTTAAGACTAAGCAATTCTGGTCACACCAGTAAGAAAGAAGCATCTAAGAAACTATTATTAGCCAGGGGAAGTTACTGACTATATATTCAAGGCTAAGTACCAGCTATGCCAAAATACTTGAAGAAAGCAGTTTTGAACCAGTATTTTTGTCTGTAAGAACTTTAAGTACTTTACTAGATTTGTCCTTAAAAGGTTGGTGATTTGTTAGAAAGAACTATAGAACAGATGTTTATGCCAAATGTGCAGGTGACTTTTTCTCCAAAATTGTTCTTGCCTTCTTGATTTTTAGTATCACAGCAATGTGAATCTTTCATCTTCCTTTAAGTTTCCGCTTCTGAATCTCACTTTTGCCTTTCTGAGGGCCCAACCTTTGCAGGAGCAGTCTTTGAGATCTCTTCCACACTTACTAGATCATTGCAATTCCTGTTGTTGTGATCATGTCTACTTTATTTCATGAGCTATCTGTAGTGTATAGAAGCTGGAAATACCGAGAATTGGAGTAAGCTGCAAACTACTTCAAACAGTTCCATAAAGATACTTCTTTCATCATTCCTAAACTCAGATAGGGGGCTTAAAAATGTGACTAGCAACCCCTACTATTTGCTATTAGTGCTAAAACCGCTCCCTCTACAGGATACCACCTGGATGTGAGACACACTCTACAGATTACTATTAGAACAGTGAAATCAGTCTTGTTAACAACTGTAAGTTATCACTTTTTCAGGCTTTAGAAATACATTCCTATTCCGATAGTTACAAGATCCCTCTCTGTTGGAGCAACAGGTGGTTCAAACCTGACTCATGTGACTAACTTCATCATGAAATCAAATGAAAccattttagaaaattaatataattatcAGTGTACTGCTGTAATTGACTTCCAAAGCAGCATGATACCAGTTAAGAACATCACAtagcaatttaaataaaaatcatagaTAATGGTCATTGGCTTCAGGAAGGAGGAGTACAACAAAAGCATTCTGCAGGAGACAGACTGTTCAGTTTGCCTACCACAGACACTGAATTAATCAGGGTCCCTCACCCCAACATAAAATTCCACTTGAATTCCATCCATGAGTGAATCTTGTGGTCAGCTCCAACCAAGCTTACCTAACTAGTGTAACTGTGTGGCTGTTCCAGCTGGGTACTTGTCTGTGTTCAGTGAGAGAAAGTGGCAAGTGCTTTATCTCATACTCAGCTGCTTGCTAAGCTTAGTGTAGCTGAAGAGAAATCCTCAGCATTACACATACAAATTTCAGCCCAGATGATTTTTTATGCATGTCATTAAGACACCTTAAATGACCCTTAATTGTCACTTATATTTAACAGGACTAAAGCTGCAGGTTTATTTCATAACATTAGTGTCCCACTACACTCAAGATAGTACTGAGGAATTAATGCCTCTACACATTTGACCTATGCGTTGTaagaaaatgtttcacattGGTAATTCCTCTTTTGATACTAAGGTGTTAATCTTCTATTAACATTAACAGGAATTTGTTCCAATTCTTGGACAAAGTACAGCAGGTGTACTTGTGCAGAAGAGTCAACATCAGCCGATTCCATCAGCACACTACAGCAATGACTTTGTCAAATGCTGAATTTCACAATGAAAGGTAGCTAAtccaaaaacaaacacaaaattctCTGCTTAGCCCTCTGTAAAGTGTGTTTTTGTGTCACAGGTCTGAAAGTCTTAGGACCTTCAATCTGTTGGTTGGCCAACATGCTCAAAGTTAGAACAAACTTATGCCTTGCTTGCATGAACTCCCAAGTTGGATCTACATTTTCCTGACAGCACAGAAGAGTTAAAGATTTGAGCACAGTTTAATGGAGCTAGCACCATACTTAAGTTTTTAAATGTTAGGGGGATTGCTCAAACAGATCAGAGAAtgagaaagtagaaaaaactGAGGTAAAGACCAAAATGAAAAGGGGAAACGGGAAAGAAAGGTAAGGTTAGAATTATTATTTCAGCACATGCattgaaataacttttatgAACTTGCTGAACCTAGACACTTCTAACCTAAATAGCAGGTCCTTCATAGTAGAACGTACCTCACTATAAGAGGTTAAATATATTTACCACTAACACAAGGATGCTTTGAGGTAGGATCACTTGAGGCTTTGTATTGGGATGGCACACTTAAGTAAAAGTGATTTTGTGTACATTTTAAGTATCATATACAGCACAAAAAGCTAACCATTATAGTTTCTCAATGAACTCCAAGCAATTTGTAACAGCTAAAATCAAAATATCTGTGGTTCATGAGGGTTTGAAATAGCAAcaagcaaaatatgttttatcaAGTGAAGATATGGTAGTATGACTAAATTTCTACTAGGATCATGGTCAGCCTTGAAGAATTAGGGAAAAGTTCATATAGCTGTCTTCACCTGATGGCATCTGAAACTGGTCCCACTACTTGTACTTTAAACATAAGCCAAATCTTTGAATTAACagtttttattgtatttgtaaTGGTTATGGCAGTCATTATCCTCCCAAATATGAGCAGTAGTTTTTAACCCATTTGATTCCTCACCTGCACTAGCTGAGAAGGTTCCCATTTATTCACACAGGCTAAATTGTTCATACTACTGTACGTAACTTTgttaaaggcaaaattaaatCTAAGGAATACTAAGACTGAGATGGAAAGAACAATACAGGTTTCAAACTAAgttgttggtgggtttttttggttagTATAAGCTGCTAGTTATGTTACTGTCAGCAgaagaatttctgaaataagTTTCGAAGGATATTTTGCAAGCCCACAATAAGCTTAAACGTGCATCAGAATGTAACAGTACAGGATAGAGTGAACTATTATACTGCCTATTTGACCAAGCAGAATTTGAATCACTGGAtgtcttaattttttccagaaacatcAAGATAAACGGAAGCATAAAAAGCAAACCATTTACACGCTGAGCTATGGCTTTATTAAATACAGTAATGAAATCAACAGGAAAAAGATTTactttgttttggatttaacATATACTTACTCACATGAttcctttcctgttttaatATCTATTGCAAAAAATTTTCAGACTGATGTGTCTGAATGCATCACCTGGGAGTAAAAacttaaacttaaaaaaaaaataaaaacaaactaccAAAAAGCTGGCCTAAGAACACCATAAAAAGGGATTGAAGATAACTTTTTAAACTGTAGCCATTCTATTGTGTAGCACATCCGTGTGCCACAGTTGAGGACTGAGCTGTGTGAATGGCAAGCCAGATACAAAAGACAGTGTTTCTTTCATCAatatgaaaaaaccccacatttgtAAAGCGAGACAATATTCATAAGACTTATGTAAAATGCTCCTGCTTGGATACAATCTCATATTCTCAACTATATTCTCTCAAAAATTAAGTTTCAACGTTTCAGTGATgacaatgaaatgaaatataatgCCCGATGATGacctaaaaagaaattattaccATGTTCTAGAAAAGTGTTTCTATTTCCTGGACATTCTCTTTCCTGCCTTGCAGAGCACTGCAGTAAGATCTatctagactttttttttccctatctgCAATGATACCTATTTGTGGAGCTAGTTTTGCATAGACCCTTTATGAACCAATTTTGATATACAACACTAGAGCATTTTAATCTATAAGATGTCAAGATTTCAGAATTTATTATGTCTTTATCTAGTGCTATGATATTCATACATACCTAATATTCATTAACAGACCAGAATGTGGGATACTAGAGAATTCTGCATTCCCTTATCTTGCTTCTGCCTTTTCAATCcctaaaaaataaagatgtacTTAAAATGGAATGACTGTTATAATGTGATGGAGCCTGCTGAACAGAAAGGTAAGCAGTACTCTACAACCTGCGCTCCAGAAGCCAGGAGCGTTGTCTTTAGGATAACTTTATTCCAGGTGGTTATCAgagctttctgtatttctgtgttgGGGCTTTTCTCTTAGGATCCTAAAAAGGATGCATTACTTGCAGAAAAATAGTTACAAAGACCTAGAGGCTAAGACATAATGCTCTAAACTCTACTCTTCCAGAAAGGAGGTACTTTACTGCTTGGGCTTGAAGCCCTTCCAACCCATACCACAATGGTAACCCTAGCCTTTGCTTTCCTCTACGCAAATGAAGTGTGAGTTAATGTTTATTCTGTGAATATAACTTTGTGTAGAAGAGGTAAGAAGTGCCCCAAACACTGAAATAGTGGCAAGAGTGTTTTCTAGCACAGGCGCCTGTTGGACATACTCTTAATGAACAGACATTCTTCTAGACTTTAACATATTATTTATTCCACTGTCTTCCCTGTGTCCTGCACCCTTGCTCCCCAATAGCTACCCAGGAAGCCTTCCAAAGAGCGATGGGCAAAGAGGAggataaaaaaatcttattgtGCCACAAAGTGCCATATCAGGAAGTCACTGGTACCTGAATGTTAACTTAAGATCAGCATTCAGGATGGTTAAGGTAATGATCATTCATGTAACTCAGGATGGAAGGGCCCTCTACAGCTCTTTAGTCCAAATTGCGGTGAGACCAG
This Phalacrocorax aristotelis chromosome 3, bGulAri2.1, whole genome shotgun sequence DNA region includes the following protein-coding sequences:
- the COX7A2L gene encoding cytochrome c oxidase subunit 7A2-like, mitochondrial isoform X2 yields the protein MYYKFNGFTQRLVGAAASAAYNPQGLKPIVSTESPALTCGTTTKLASDLPATDSFLGKNKVPDLQKLFQKADGLPVHLKRGVPDKLLYRTTMALTIGGTIYCLVALYMASQPRNQK
- the COX7A2L gene encoding cytochrome c oxidase subunit 7A2-like, mitochondrial isoform X1 is translated as MYYKFNGFTQRLVGAAASAAYNPQKADGLPVHLKRGVPDKLLYRTTMALTIGGTIYCLVALYMASQPRNQK